A single region of the Oenococcus kitaharae DSM 17330 genome encodes:
- the coaD gene encoding pantetheine-phosphate adenylyltransferase — protein sequence MVKAVFPGSFDPLTFGHLDVIQRAAKLFDELIIAVGINTNKAAMFATDEKIKLIQDNVTDLSNVMVLPMPGLTFEFVKEMSAQVIVRGIRSVRDYEYERDIAELNHRLGDIETVLLPSKAIYQDISSSNLKEVAKFGADISHFVPENVAELIKLKTK from the coding sequence ATGGTTAAGGCAGTATTTCCAGGATCTTTTGACCCGCTCACATTTGGACATCTGGATGTTATCCAACGGGCGGCCAAGTTGTTTGATGAATTGATCATTGCAGTTGGCATTAATACGAACAAAGCAGCTATGTTTGCCACTGACGAAAAGATTAAATTAATCCAAGATAACGTGACGGATTTGAGCAATGTCATGGTACTACCCATGCCCGGCTTGACTTTTGAATTTGTTAAAGAAATGTCTGCTCAAGTTATTGTTCGCGGCATTCGCAGTGTCAGAGACTATGAATATGAACGGGATATTGCAGAATTGAATCATCGTTTAGGCGATATAGAGACGGTCCTACTGCCCTCGAAGGCCATTTACCAAGATATTTCTTCTTCTAATTTAAAGGAAGTTGCCAAGTTTGGTGCGGATATTAGCCATTTTGTTCCCGAAAATGTTGCAGAACTGATAAAGTTGAAGACTAAATGA
- a CDS encoding competence type IV pilus minor pilin ComGF — protein MSHKQTAFTLAETMIALTVFAFIISMFHFASQFVQNEKKTANLINYQRTLMQLENPDRQYEWDRQGNQIYFVSARHEDQRVRFRLNKNVLQLTTDQGGTMPIVSGVSDFELLENQGRLHFVIIFSRKEHYETDLLLKRHLASKD, from the coding sequence ATGAGCCATAAACAAACAGCCTTCACATTGGCTGAAACCATGATTGCACTGACTGTTTTTGCATTCATCATATCGATGTTTCATTTTGCATCACAATTTGTTCAAAATGAAAAAAAGACGGCGAATTTGATCAATTATCAGCGTACTTTGATGCAGCTGGAAAATCCCGATCGGCAGTATGAGTGGGATCGGCAAGGAAATCAAATTTATTTTGTCTCAGCTCGCCATGAAGATCAAAGGGTGCGCTTTCGTCTGAACAAAAATGTTCTTCAATTAACAACTGATCAAGGTGGTACCATGCCGATTGTCTCCGGCGTTAGTGATTTTGAACTGCTGGAGAATCAGGGCAGACTGCATTTTGTAATTATTTTTTCTCGAAAGGAGCACTATGAGACTGATCTTCTGCTTAAAAGGCATCTCGCGAGCAAAGACTAG
- a CDS encoding SepM family pheromone-processing serine protease, which yields MKRKSLVTILCSFAVTMLLVIAAAAFLLLPTSDYVETPGEADNIRNFMTVDGQRDQTKGSFRLVSVYLSPANRLDWLISRVNDTYSITPREEIQGGVSNRVYAMISEYQMKTAILSAEQVAFKAAGMADQLHTTYRGIYVASIAKNSRFAKKIRIGDTITKIDGRHFNNASGYQKYLANMPKGRMIELTVLRQGKILTYTGKTVHLANTKDKDYPKGRSGIGISLVDNVDVMTQPAVAVNVGQISGPSGGLMFSLQLYSQLTSENIKKGRNISGTGTIDDQGRVGEIGGIDKKIVAAQRAGSTVFFAPYVKPSKALAKLTGGPTNWQVAQKAQKKHAPKMVLVPVRNFQDALNYLKDGTIIKTK from the coding sequence ATGAAGAGAAAATCATTAGTTACAATTTTATGTAGCTTTGCTGTTACCATGCTCTTGGTAATCGCTGCTGCGGCCTTTCTTTTATTGCCGACCAGTGACTATGTTGAGACGCCTGGAGAAGCTGATAACATTCGTAATTTCATGACTGTTGACGGCCAACGGGATCAGACTAAAGGTTCCTTTCGTCTCGTGTCAGTCTATTTATCGCCGGCTAATCGTTTAGACTGGCTAATCAGTCGTGTGAATGATACATACTCAATTACGCCTAGAGAAGAAATTCAAGGCGGTGTCTCGAATCGCGTTTATGCAATGATTAGCGAATATCAGATGAAGACGGCTATTTTATCAGCTGAGCAGGTCGCTTTTAAAGCTGCAGGTATGGCTGATCAGCTACACACCACTTATCGTGGTATTTACGTAGCATCAATTGCAAAAAATTCCCGTTTTGCAAAAAAAATTAGAATTGGCGATACGATTACTAAAATAGATGGCCGCCACTTTAATAATGCCAGCGGTTATCAAAAATATTTAGCTAATATGCCTAAGGGCAGAATGATTGAACTGACAGTTTTGCGGCAAGGCAAAATTTTGACCTACACTGGGAAAACCGTACACTTGGCAAATACTAAGGACAAAGATTATCCTAAGGGCCGTAGCGGTATCGGTATTAGTCTCGTTGATAATGTTGATGTGATGACACAGCCGGCTGTTGCAGTCAATGTCGGTCAGATTTCCGGCCCTTCAGGCGGTTTGATGTTCAGCTTGCAGCTATATTCTCAACTGACTTCAGAAAATATTAAAAAAGGCCGTAATATTTCCGGTACTGGCACGATTGATGATCAGGGCAGAGTTGGTGAAATTGGCGGTATTGACAAAAAAATTGTTGCTGCACAACGGGCGGGCTCGACAGTTTTTTTTGCACCCTATGTCAAGCCCAGCAAAGCACTGGCAAAATTAACCGGCGGGCCGACAAATTGGCAGGTAGCACAGAAAGCTCAGAAAAAACACGCACCGAAAATGGTTTTGGTACCGGTTCGAAATTTTCAGGATGCTCTGAACTATTTAAAAGACGGTACCATTATCAAAACGAAGTAA
- a CDS encoding type II secretion system protein, protein MSQSKSFTLLESVIVLSVLAALAICALSVPKESEAKMQTRFLKSYGSFFNQAQLLAQRENHDVDFIFQHQVISFISPKGQKRELDIPKGMHTEPRRLSLKANGYVAPTSIVFLDDRGKPRFSLIYSLGFGNYRVADYD, encoded by the coding sequence ATGTCACAAAGTAAATCTTTTACTTTGCTGGAATCGGTGATTGTATTGTCTGTTCTCGCTGCATTAGCCATTTGTGCCTTATCAGTACCGAAGGAATCTGAAGCAAAAATGCAGACCCGATTTTTAAAAAGCTATGGATCCTTTTTTAATCAGGCACAGCTTTTAGCTCAACGTGAAAATCATGATGTTGATTTCATTTTTCAACATCAAGTGATCAGCTTTATAAGTCCAAAAGGACAGAAACGAGAGCTGGACATTCCCAAGGGAATGCATACCGAGCCGCGCCGTCTTTCATTGAAAGCCAATGGCTATGTTGCCCCAACGAGTATCGTCTTTTTAGATGACCGTGGAAAACCGCGGTTTTCGCTTATTTATTCTTTAGGTTTTGGCAACTATCGGGTAGCTGATTATGATTAA
- a CDS encoding VOC family protein, whose product MNFIGVNHIAIIASDLAQSKDFYVDKLGFEIASRHDRQEKQDIILNLVKNGLRLEIFIKPNAPKRPSYPEATGLRHLALTVNHIEDIVAELKSRGIAVQEIRHDSFTGEKMVFFTDPDGLPIELHE is encoded by the coding sequence ATGAATTTTATTGGTGTCAATCATATTGCAATCATCGCGAGTGATCTGGCTCAAAGCAAAGATTTTTATGTTGACAAGCTTGGTTTTGAAATTGCCAGTCGGCATGACCGGCAGGAAAAACAGGATATTATTTTAAATCTCGTGAAAAATGGCCTTCGTTTGGAAATTTTTATCAAACCAAATGCACCGAAACGGCCTTCATATCCTGAAGCGACCGGTCTTCGCCATTTAGCTTTAACGGTGAATCATATAGAAGATATCGTTGCCGAGCTTAAATCTCGAGGCATTGCAGTTCAAGAGATTCGTCATGACAGCTTCACTGGCGAAAAAATGGTTTTCTTCACTGATCCGGATGGACTGCCAATTGAATTGCATGAATAA
- the adhE gene encoding bifunctional acetaldehyde-CoA/alcohol dehydrogenase — MAVETKKITKKQLTLEEIQAKKDLAAQYIQELVDKSKEALLEFSSYTQKQVDQIVAAMALAGSEHSLELAHFAYNETGRGIVEDKDTKNRFASESVYNAIKNDKTVGVIDEDPVTGKVNLAAPLGILAGIVPTTNPTSTTIFKSLLTAKTRNTIIFAFHPQAQTSSVAAAEIVYQAARKAGAPKNFIQWIETPSLENTTALMRNPGIASILATGGPAMVHAALTSGNPSMGVGAGNGAIFIDHTARVRRAVEDLLLSKRFDNGMICATENSAVIEASVYDEFMELMQQKGAYLVPKNDYKKVADFVFNDKHGVNGPVAGMSGRWIAEKSGINLPEGKDVLLFELDQNNIGEKLSSEKLSPLLSIYKVQDRQEGIKVVQRLLAYQGAGHNAAIQIGTQDDPFVKEYADAINVSRILVNQPDSIGGVGDIYTDALRPSLTLGTGSWGKNSLSHNLSTYDLLNIKTVARRRNRPQWVRLPKDIYYERNAITYLQELPKVDRAFIVTGHSMVKYGFVDRVLEQFALRNDQVKTSIYSSVQADPYLSQAVQIAKQMQEFQPDTVIALGGGSPLDVAKISRFLYEYAQQSGQDDFLDDNDAIKDLFKGLQQKFMDIRKRIVKFEHQNLTQLVAIPTTSGTGSEVTPFSVITDDETHVKYPLADYELTPQVAIVDPELVMTVPKRTVALSGLDTLSHSLESYVSVMSSEFTRPWALQAIKLIFENLVDSYNYDPKHPTNRGTQARGKMHYASTLAGMSFGNAFLGLNHSLAHKTGGEFGLPHGLAISIAMPHVIRFNAVTGNVKRTPFPRYEVYTAQKDYADIARHIGLTGKDDAELVEKLIAKIKELTDALDVDITLSGNGVEKKRFEQSLDNLVDLVYDDQCTAGNPRQPSLTEIRKLLIDQF, encoded by the coding sequence ATGGCAGTTGAAACTAAAAAAATCACTAAGAAACAGCTGACTCTAGAAGAAATTCAGGCTAAAAAGGATTTGGCTGCGCAGTACATTCAAGAGCTTGTTGATAAGTCCAAAGAGGCTTTACTGGAATTTTCATCTTATACACAAAAACAAGTCGACCAGATTGTCGCGGCTATGGCCTTGGCCGGCTCAGAGCATTCTTTGGAACTGGCACATTTTGCCTATAACGAGACTGGCCGTGGCATTGTCGAGGATAAGGATACAAAGAATCGTTTCGCATCCGAATCTGTTTACAATGCGATTAAAAATGATAAAACGGTCGGTGTCATTGACGAGGATCCCGTTACCGGAAAGGTCAATTTGGCCGCACCCCTTGGCATTCTTGCCGGAATCGTGCCGACAACCAATCCAACTTCGACGACTATTTTTAAGTCCTTGCTGACAGCTAAAACACGTAACACAATTATTTTTGCCTTTCACCCTCAAGCGCAAACATCTTCGGTGGCTGCTGCCGAAATTGTTTATCAAGCAGCTCGCAAGGCGGGTGCACCTAAGAATTTTATTCAATGGATTGAAACACCTTCGTTAGAAAATACGACTGCTTTAATGCGGAACCCTGGTATTGCTTCTATTTTGGCCACAGGTGGTCCTGCTATGGTACACGCGGCTCTCACATCAGGCAATCCGTCAATGGGTGTCGGAGCTGGTAATGGTGCCATATTTATCGACCATACCGCTCGTGTCCGCCGCGCCGTTGAGGACCTGCTTTTGTCCAAGCGTTTTGATAACGGTATGATTTGTGCCACAGAGAACTCAGCCGTGATTGAAGCATCTGTTTACGATGAGTTTATGGAACTGATGCAGCAAAAAGGTGCTTATCTCGTTCCAAAAAATGACTATAAAAAAGTCGCTGACTTTGTTTTCAATGATAAGCACGGTGTTAACGGCCCGGTTGCCGGTATGAGTGGTCGCTGGATTGCTGAAAAATCCGGTATTAACCTGCCAGAAGGCAAAGATGTCCTTTTGTTCGAACTTGATCAAAACAACATTGGCGAGAAACTTTCTTCCGAAAAATTGAGTCCCTTGCTTTCAATCTATAAAGTTCAGGACCGTCAAGAAGGTATTAAAGTTGTTCAGCGTTTATTGGCTTACCAAGGTGCCGGCCATAATGCGGCGATCCAAATTGGTACACAAGACGATCCTTTTGTTAAAGAATATGCGGACGCTATCAATGTTTCTCGGATTCTTGTCAATCAGCCCGATTCGATTGGCGGTGTTGGCGATATTTATACAGATGCATTGCGTCCTAGCCTGACGTTAGGAACAGGATCTTGGGGGAAGAATTCGTTGTCGCATAACTTGTCTACTTATGATTTGCTGAACATTAAAACTGTTGCACGCCGTCGTAACCGGCCACAATGGGTACGTCTGCCAAAGGACATTTACTACGAGAGAAACGCCATCACTTATCTGCAGGAATTGCCAAAAGTTGATCGTGCCTTTATCGTGACAGGACATTCGATGGTCAAGTACGGTTTTGTCGATCGCGTCTTAGAACAGTTTGCCTTGAGAAACGATCAAGTCAAGACCAGCATTTACAGTTCTGTACAGGCTGATCCCTATTTGAGCCAGGCCGTTCAGATTGCCAAGCAGATGCAGGAATTCCAGCCCGATACAGTTATTGCGCTAGGCGGCGGATCACCTTTGGATGTTGCTAAAATTTCACGTTTTCTGTATGAATATGCACAGCAATCAGGTCAGGACGATTTTCTGGACGACAATGATGCAATTAAAGACTTGTTTAAGGGCCTGCAGCAGAAATTCATGGATATTCGCAAGCGAATCGTTAAATTCGAACATCAGAATCTGACACAGTTGGTTGCGATTCCAACGACTTCCGGAACTGGTTCTGAAGTGACGCCTTTCTCGGTTATTACTGATGATGAAACGCATGTGAAATACCCATTAGCCGATTATGAATTAACACCGCAAGTCGCCATCGTTGATCCGGAATTGGTTATGACCGTGCCAAAGCGAACAGTTGCTTTGTCTGGCCTGGATACTTTGTCTCACTCGCTCGAATCGTATGTATCAGTCATGAGTTCTGAATTCACACGGCCTTGGGCGCTACAGGCAATCAAATTGATTTTTGAAAACCTGGTCGACTCTTACAACTATGATCCAAAACACCCGACGAATCGCGGCACACAGGCACGCGGCAAGATGCATTATGCTTCGACACTTGCTGGTATGTCATTTGGAAACGCCTTCTTAGGGCTGAACCACTCCTTGGCACATAAAACTGGCGGTGAGTTTGGTCTGCCACATGGCTTGGCTATCAGTATCGCAATGCCGCATGTGATTCGTTTTAATGCTGTAACCGGCAACGTTAAGCGGACACCTTTCCCACGTTATGAAGTTTACACAGCTCAGAAAGATTATGCCGATATTGCACGTCACATCGGCCTAACAGGTAAAGATGATGCTGAATTGGTTGAAAAACTGATTGCTAAGATCAAGGAATTGACTGATGCTTTGGATGTGGATATCACTTTAAGCGGTAATGGTGTTGAAAAAAAGCGCTTTGAGCAGTCATTAGATAACTTGGTGGATCTTGTTTATGATGACCAGTGCACAGCCGGTAATCCACGCCAGCCAAGCTTGACAGAAATCAGAAAATTACTGATTGACCAATTTTAA
- a CDS encoding glycoside hydrolase family 73 protein gives MQNRRYRSPRRRPRQKRRSPLQYMIFFLITLVLIIIFGSYVYNRIQASQLREAYSAINPSDRSYQLVRIRQGSTVQDIAQGLKKAGLIRTELDFSRYALTRGGNGLQAGDYYLQRSQSMSQIYARLLEGPNTEVYRKLFIKKRAPYARQLQGQYRVLASINLAQTILESQWGTSTLASKYNNYYGIKAQGNQRSVEMSTREYLNGKWVTEKDRFAVYANWQAGMLAHAQFIRNGTNLNAGQFKDVLASGNYRDAAAALVKDGYATDPDYAQKIVAIIENYKLNQYD, from the coding sequence ATGCAAAATAGAAGATACAGATCCCCTAGGCGTCGTCCACGACAAAAAAGGCGTTCGCCCCTTCAATATATGATTTTTTTCTTAATCACACTCGTTTTAATCATTATTTTCGGCTCTTATGTCTATAACAGAATTCAGGCAAGTCAGTTGCGAGAGGCTTATTCGGCGATTAATCCTAGTGACCGGAGTTATCAGCTGGTTAGAATTCGCCAAGGGTCGACGGTTCAAGATATTGCTCAAGGCCTTAAAAAAGCTGGGCTGATTCGTACTGAGCTCGATTTTTCCCGCTATGCATTAACTCGCGGTGGCAATGGTTTGCAGGCAGGTGATTACTATCTGCAGCGTTCTCAATCGATGTCGCAAATTTATGCGCGCCTGTTAGAAGGGCCTAACACAGAGGTGTATCGTAAGCTGTTCATTAAAAAAAGGGCCCCGTATGCACGGCAGCTGCAGGGACAGTATCGTGTTTTGGCTTCAATTAATTTGGCGCAGACGATTCTGGAATCACAATGGGGCACCAGCACACTGGCCTCAAAATATAACAACTATTATGGGATTAAAGCACAAGGCAACCAGAGAAGCGTTGAAATGTCGACACGTGAATATCTAAATGGAAAATGGGTGACAGAAAAGGATCGCTTTGCCGTTTATGCTAACTGGCAGGCAGGTATGCTGGCACACGCACAATTCATTCGTAACGGCACGAATTTGAATGCTGGACAGTTTAAAGATGTCCTGGCATCTGGTAATTATCGTGATGCTGCAGCGGCTTTGGTTAAAGACGGCTATGCTACAGATCCGGATTATGCTCAAAAAATTGTGGCAATCATCGAAAATTACAAATTGAATCAGTATGACTAA
- a CDS encoding acetate/propionate family kinase encodes MTKILSVNAGSSSLKFKLMDMPEEKVIAEGMIERIGVDLSQDDNVSIKFQGEKHKSRHAFSNHEEAINFTLAQFKDLGIVKDFDEIKGIGHRIVAGGEWFNKSVLIDDEVLKKIERLAAYAPLHNPANALGIKAFSKIIPNAVEVAVFDTAFHQTMPKENYLYAVPYEYYTKYGVRKYGAHGTSHKYVAEQAAQMLHKPLESLKLITMHLGAGASVTAIKDGKSLDTSMGFSPLAGLIMATRSGDVDVSLVNYVKGKEGLSDQQMLDILNHKSGLLGISTLSSDMRDLLDVYDTNEHARLAVNMFVNRVVNYIAQYYFELQGVDALVFTAGIGENSVPIRKMILEKLAFLGVKLDEKANDQHGVQTAITQPDSSITAFLIPTNEELEIARDVQNLMK; translated from the coding sequence ATGACAAAAATTTTATCTGTTAACGCTGGTTCATCGTCATTAAAGTTCAAATTAATGGACATGCCGGAAGAAAAAGTCATCGCCGAAGGCATGATCGAGCGTATCGGTGTTGACCTTAGCCAAGATGATAATGTATCAATTAAATTCCAAGGGGAAAAACATAAGTCCCGTCATGCTTTTTCAAACCATGAAGAGGCGATTAACTTTACGCTTGCTCAATTTAAAGATTTGGGTATTGTGAAGGATTTTGATGAGATTAAAGGAATTGGCCACCGTATTGTGGCCGGTGGCGAATGGTTCAACAAGTCAGTCCTTATTGATGATGAAGTCCTGAAGAAAATTGAACGTTTGGCAGCCTACGCGCCGTTGCATAACCCAGCCAATGCATTGGGAATTAAAGCTTTTTCTAAAATTATTCCTAATGCTGTCGAAGTAGCCGTTTTTGATACGGCTTTCCATCAGACGATGCCTAAGGAAAACTATTTATACGCAGTTCCATATGAGTATTACACGAAGTATGGTGTTCGCAAATACGGGGCACATGGTACTTCACATAAATATGTGGCCGAGCAGGCCGCTCAAATGCTGCACAAACCGCTTGAAAGTTTGAAGCTGATTACCATGCATCTTGGCGCCGGCGCATCAGTTACAGCGATCAAAGACGGAAAATCCTTGGACACCTCGATGGGATTCTCTCCGTTAGCTGGATTAATTATGGCGACGCGGTCAGGGGATGTCGATGTATCGCTGGTTAATTATGTGAAAGGCAAAGAAGGGCTGTCTGATCAGCAGATGCTGGATATTCTGAATCATAAGTCCGGCTTGCTTGGTATTTCTACTTTATCTAGCGATATGCGCGATTTGCTCGATGTTTATGATACTAATGAACATGCTCGATTAGCTGTTAATATGTTCGTTAATCGTGTTGTTAATTATATTGCACAATACTATTTCGAGCTTCAGGGTGTTGATGCTTTGGTCTTTACAGCCGGTATTGGTGAGAATTCTGTGCCGATTCGAAAGATGATTTTGGAAAAATTGGCTTTTCTTGGTGTCAAATTGGATGAAAAAGCTAATGATCAGCATGGGGTTCAGACAGCGATTACACAACCCGATTCCTCGATTACGGCTTTTCTGATTCCAACCAATGAGGAGCTGGAAATTGCGCGTGATGTTCAAAATTTGATGAAATAA
- the comGA gene encoding competence type IV pilus ATPase ComGA, whose product MQTYFEHMIQAAYEQRASDIYLLPEQGRYQIKFHNGSQPIGYRIISSQLADQLFSFLKFKAQMNIAENRRPQVGSMIMAFGQENLSLRVSTVGNFANKETMVIRILYDQSFHELSWLIDQQFDQLEKAIPQQGLVVVAGPTGSGKTSTIHQLLNKQSDRKMILTIEDPVEIRDEKIVQLQVNNEANMSYLDLIKVALRHHPDILLIGEIRDAQTAQAAVQASLSGHLVFSTLHANSSLGVISRLLEMNVNPVLLKDVMRLAVYQRLLPRNDGHQAALADWQFFTDGWDQSAPAFTSKWKENLDDAYHHSWISKEVYEAYLKIAS is encoded by the coding sequence ATGCAAACATATTTTGAACACATGATACAAGCTGCTTACGAGCAAAGAGCCTCTGACATTTATTTGCTGCCGGAACAGGGACGCTACCAGATTAAGTTTCACAATGGCAGCCAGCCGATTGGCTATCGTATTATCAGCTCCCAACTAGCAGATCAACTTTTCAGCTTTTTAAAATTCAAAGCCCAGATGAATATTGCTGAAAATCGCAGGCCTCAGGTGGGCTCGATGATAATGGCGTTCGGTCAAGAAAATTTGTCGCTTCGCGTTTCCACGGTGGGAAATTTTGCCAACAAGGAGACAATGGTGATTCGTATTCTCTATGATCAATCCTTTCACGAACTATCTTGGCTCATCGACCAACAATTCGATCAGCTGGAGAAGGCAATACCGCAGCAGGGGCTTGTTGTGGTGGCTGGTCCGACTGGCTCTGGCAAGACTAGTACCATTCACCAGCTTCTAAATAAGCAGAGTGATCGAAAAATGATTTTGACCATTGAAGATCCTGTTGAGATCAGAGATGAAAAAATCGTGCAGCTGCAAGTCAATAATGAGGCAAATATGTCTTATTTGGATTTGATCAAAGTGGCTTTAAGACATCATCCAGATATTTTGCTGATTGGTGAAATTCGAGATGCTCAAACCGCCCAAGCAGCCGTACAGGCATCTTTAAGCGGTCATTTGGTTTTTTCCACTCTGCATGCCAATTCGTCTTTGGGCGTTATCAGTCGTTTATTAGAAATGAATGTCAATCCAGTCTTGTTAAAAGACGTCATGCGTTTGGCAGTTTATCAGCGTCTGCTTCCAAGAAATGACGGCCATCAGGCAGCTTTAGCAGATTGGCAATTCTTTACAGACGGTTGGGATCAATCGGCACCGGCTTTCACATCAAAATGGAAGGAGAATTTAGATGATGCGTATCACCATTCCTGGATTTCAAAAGAAGTCTATGAGGCCTATCTCAAGATTGCCTCGTAA
- a CDS encoding type II secretion system F family protein, translated as MMRITIPGFQKKSMRPISRLPRKRQVAFFSLFGQLIQSGYSINHAVQFMQQTSPDEIWIQKLASSLEQGQNFANAIAPYLSASLNFQISMANKYGHLEDVLLQLADFSSKQLDQENKIKQVLRYPIILVCLLAVMALVVKIFLLPILSSWQTDQSDSTSQNGLLYFELGGILMACLFLAFYYCRRFKSKPRLKRLESLVKIPIFGKTLAFLINYEFSIQLSMLLSSGLQLAQVAEEVALSQDDSLEADFAKKMVETFTSGSNLSGYFQKLPFLDRTIAVYFQQGSDSELLNKNLKTYSQITYRKFLASVDKIIALIQPLSFAVVGIGIVFLYLSMLMPMYQTLGGMNQ; from the coding sequence ATGATGCGTATCACCATTCCTGGATTTCAAAAGAAGTCTATGAGGCCTATCTCAAGATTGCCTCGTAAACGACAAGTCGCATTTTTTAGTCTATTCGGCCAACTCATTCAATCTGGTTATTCGATCAATCACGCGGTTCAGTTTATGCAGCAAACTTCTCCTGACGAGATATGGATTCAGAAATTAGCCAGTAGCTTGGAACAAGGACAAAATTTTGCTAATGCAATCGCTCCCTATTTAAGTGCATCATTAAATTTTCAGATTAGTATGGCAAACAAATATGGTCATTTAGAAGATGTGCTTTTGCAACTGGCTGATTTTTCGTCAAAGCAGCTTGATCAGGAAAATAAAATTAAACAAGTTTTACGTTATCCGATTATCCTGGTCTGTTTGTTAGCTGTCATGGCGCTTGTAGTCAAGATCTTTCTGCTGCCAATTCTATCCAGTTGGCAAACTGATCAGAGCGATAGCACCTCCCAGAACGGCTTGCTCTATTTTGAGTTAGGGGGCATATTGATGGCCTGCTTGTTTTTAGCGTTCTACTACTGCCGACGTTTTAAAAGCAAACCCCGTCTTAAGCGCTTGGAAAGTTTGGTCAAAATTCCTATCTTTGGGAAGACACTTGCCTTTTTGATTAATTATGAGTTCAGTATCCAACTTTCAATGCTCTTGTCGTCAGGTTTGCAGCTGGCTCAGGTAGCCGAAGAGGTCGCATTATCGCAGGACGACTCGCTAGAGGCTGATTTTGCAAAGAAAATGGTTGAAACTTTCACGAGTGGTTCCAATCTTTCAGGCTATTTTCAAAAGCTGCCATTCTTGGATCGCACGATTGCTGTTTATTTCCAGCAGGGCTCTGATTCAGAGCTGTTAAACAAAAATTTAAAAACTTATTCACAAATTACTTACCGAAAATTTTTGGCAAGTGTCGACAAAATAATCGCACTAATTCAGCCGCTGAGTTTTGCAGTAGTGGGAATTGGCATTGTTTTCCTTTATTTGTCGATGCTGATGCCGATGTACCAAACTTTAGGAGGAATGAATCAATGA
- the rsmD gene encoding 16S rRNA (guanine(966)-N(2))-methyltransferase RsmD, giving the protein MRVVAGKNRGMRLKMVASKLTRPTTDKVKEALFSIITPYIKAGLVLDLYAGSGALGIEAVSRGYSKAYLVDHARPAIDVIKANVAATKNPQAFEIMRLPASQALTKMAEDGLKFDLLIFDPPYAKQHIANDVKQLQDDGLLAEDALLVAETDDHGFHSLNDNLPAGFTVLAQKNYGITYLTIFKKDKING; this is encoded by the coding sequence ATGAGAGTTGTAGCTGGAAAAAATCGCGGTATGCGTTTAAAAATGGTGGCCTCTAAATTGACAAGGCCGACAACTGATAAAGTCAAAGAGGCGCTTTTTTCGATTATCACACCATATATTAAAGCTGGTTTGGTATTGGATTTGTATGCTGGTTCTGGTGCTTTGGGTATTGAAGCTGTGTCTCGAGGTTATTCCAAAGCCTATTTGGTTGACCATGCTCGTCCCGCGATCGATGTGATCAAGGCCAATGTTGCAGCCACAAAAAATCCCCAGGCATTTGAAATAATGAGACTGCCGGCCAGCCAAGCTTTGACTAAAATGGCCGAAGACGGTTTGAAATTTGATTTACTAATATTTGACCCTCCCTATGCCAAACAGCATATTGCAAATGATGTCAAACAATTACAGGATGACGGGCTGTTGGCCGAAGATGCTTTGCTCGTGGCCGAGACAGATGATCATGGTTTTCACTCGCTCAACGATAATCTTCCGGCTGGTTTTACGGTTTTAGCGCAGAAGAATTACGGTATTACATATTTGACGATTTTTAAGAAGGACAAAATCAATGGTTAA
- the comGC gene encoding competence type IV pilus major pilin ComGC — protein sequence MKKLIMKMKQKRGKESAFTLIEMAVVLFIIGLLMLLVLPNLNSQRQKAADTQSDAMVSMIQTQVNLYENDTDDTSVSYSDLVSGRYLTDKQAAKAQSLGITINGDNVTK from the coding sequence ATGAAGAAATTAATTATGAAAATGAAACAAAAAAGAGGTAAAGAAAGCGCTTTCACTTTAATAGAAATGGCTGTCGTCTTGTTTATTATCGGCCTACTGATGCTTCTGGTATTGCCGAATTTGAACTCGCAAAGGCAAAAAGCGGCCGATACACAATCTGATGCAATGGTTTCGATGATTCAAACGCAGGTCAATCTTTATGAAAACGATACGGATGACACGAGTGTTAGTTATTCTGATTTAGTTTCTGGACGTTATTTGACTGATAAGCAAGCGGCCAAAGCACAATCATTGGGTATCACAATCAACGGTGATAATGTCACAAAGTAA